One window of Deinococcus fonticola genomic DNA carries:
- the pabB gene encoding aminodeoxychorismate synthase component I, with protein sequence MSAPFAFVKMTTSSSEKAVWRKFSRPVQVVETSDLNGVKAKLAEVERLTSTGLYAVGFVSYEAAPAFEPAFPVRATPDFPLLWFALFQDVEEVAPHSQQPYTVGDWKLNLSRAEYDAGIARVRAEIAAGNTYQVNFTGRLRTAFGGDALAFFSRLSAAQDTEYSAFIDTGRFQILSVSPELFFRVEGETLTTKPMKGTTGRGLNEAGDAAQAAWLKSSVKDRAENVMIVDLLRNDLGRVAQFGSVRVTELCAVEKYPTLLTMTSTVQAVKRRGIGLVDIFTALFPCGSVTGAPKINTMHLIHELEPQARRVYCGAVGLVEPGDGVRVRAVFNVPIRTVLIDSLTGVAEYGAGGGITWDSEAGGEYDELLTKSRVLTSEKQRFELLETLRLQQGQAVNAPLHLERLASSARYFGFVFDVEAAWAALRQASQDTPTGTHRLRLLLSKAGEITVQTLPLGENPPVVRAHLARTPMSSRDVFLYHKTTQRAVYGQHTQNIPAGEEVLLFNERGELTEFTAGNVVLELDGRLYTPPIASGLLAGIERRRAIEENGVAERMLTVQDLQNAQTIWHLNSLRGWRRVELLQRLSATAR encoded by the coding sequence ATGTCCGCCCCGTTCGCCTTCGTGAAAATGACCACCAGTAGCAGCGAGAAAGCCGTCTGGCGCAAGTTTTCCCGCCCAGTACAGGTGGTCGAAACGAGCGACTTGAACGGAGTCAAGGCGAAGCTGGCGGAAGTGGAACGTCTTACCAGCACGGGCCTGTACGCCGTGGGGTTCGTCAGTTACGAGGCCGCGCCTGCCTTCGAGCCGGCGTTTCCGGTGCGCGCAACGCCGGACTTCCCGCTGTTGTGGTTCGCCCTTTTTCAGGACGTGGAGGAAGTGGCCCCGCACAGCCAGCAGCCGTACACGGTGGGCGACTGGAAGTTGAACCTCTCGCGCGCCGAGTACGACGCGGGCATTGCGCGGGTGCGGGCAGAAATCGCGGCTGGAAACACCTATCAGGTCAACTTCACGGGCCGTCTGCGCACGGCGTTCGGCGGGGACGCGCTGGCGTTCTTCTCGCGCCTGAGTGCGGCGCAGGACACCGAGTATTCGGCGTTCATCGACACGGGGCGGTTTCAGATTCTGTCGGTGTCGCCGGAACTGTTTTTCCGTGTAGAAGGCGAGACCCTGACCACCAAGCCCATGAAGGGAACCACTGGGCGCGGTTTGAACGAGGCCGGAGACGCTGCACAGGCGGCGTGGCTAAAGTCGTCCGTGAAAGACCGGGCCGAGAACGTGATGATCGTGGATCTGCTGCGCAACGACCTGGGGCGGGTGGCGCAGTTCGGCAGCGTGCGCGTCACGGAATTGTGCGCCGTGGAGAAGTACCCGACGCTGCTGACCATGACCAGCACTGTTCAGGCCGTGAAGCGCCGGGGGATTGGTCTGGTGGACATCTTCACGGCGCTGTTCCCGTGTGGTTCGGTGACGGGCGCCCCCAAAATCAACACCATGCACCTCATTCACGAGCTGGAACCGCAGGCGCGGCGCGTGTACTGCGGCGCGGTGGGCCTGGTGGAGCCGGGCGACGGCGTCAGGGTAAGGGCCGTGTTCAATGTTCCCATTCGCACGGTGCTGATCGACTCGTTGACGGGCGTGGCGGAGTACGGCGCGGGCGGTGGAATTACCTGGGACAGCGAGGCGGGCGGCGAATACGATGAGCTCCTGACAAAATCCCGCGTGCTGACCAGTGAGAAACAGAGGTTCGAGTTGCTGGAGACTCTGCGGTTACAGCAGGGTCAGGCCGTGAATGCCCCCCTTCATCTGGAACGGCTGGCGTCCAGTGCGCGTTACTTCGGGTTTGTGTTCGATGTGGAAGCGGCCTGGGCCGCGTTGCGACAGGCCAGCCAGGACACCCCAACCGGGACGCACCGCCTGCGCCTGCTGCTCTCGAAGGCTGGAGAAATCACCGTTCAGACGCTGCCGCTGGGCGAGAACCCGCCAGTCGTGCGGGCGCACCTGGCCCGGACGCCCATGTCTTCACGCGACGTGTTCCTGTACCACAAGACCACCCAGCGCGCCGTGTACGGGCAGCACACCCAGAACATCCCAGCGGGCGAGGAAGTTCTTCTGTTCAACGAACGCGGCGAACTGACGGAATTCACTGCGGGCAACGTGGTGCTTGAACTTGATGGGCGACTTTACACGCCGCCCATTGCCAGCGGCCTGCTGGCGGGGATAGAGAGACGGCGCGCCATCGAGGAAAACGGCGTGGCCGAGCGGATGCTCACCGTTCAGGACTTGCAGAACGCGCAGACCATCTGGCACCTGAACAGCCTGCGCGGCTGGCGCAGGGTGGAACTTCTTCAGAGGCTCAGCGCCACGGCTCGATAA
- a CDS encoding ABC transporter permease has translation MHNALLIAELSLREALRKKLVAVLLVLTALFIGFYLFGIYKMEVRLDARAAEAGLERSPTGSSNLPVMFATMFGMYLVYFLGALMAVLSTVSSVSGDIESGVMQSVIARPVSRAALVLGRWLGFAAVNVGYVALLSVTLLGGVYAITGYTPPDALPAVLLVLLAVLLLTALTVLGSTLFTTLANGIGVFVLYGLGFTGGILTAIGSLSDTPTLTTLGKLANAVMPTNALWLGASYHLQPEIMRQVGEISRGTNPFFATEPIAAWLIAWAAGLTFLAVLAGMWRFSGRDL, from the coding sequence GTGCATAATGCCCTGCTCATCGCGGAACTCTCGCTGCGCGAAGCCCTGCGCAAGAAACTCGTCGCCGTGCTCCTGGTGCTCACGGCGCTGTTTATCGGGTTTTACCTGTTCGGCATCTACAAGATGGAAGTCCGGCTGGACGCCCGTGCCGCCGAAGCCGGACTGGAACGCAGCCCCACCGGGTCATCCAACCTTCCCGTGATGTTCGCCACCATGTTCGGCATGTACCTCGTCTATTTCCTGGGCGCCCTGATGGCCGTGCTCTCCACCGTGTCATCCGTCAGTGGCGATATCGAAAGCGGCGTGATGCAAAGCGTGATCGCCCGCCCGGTCAGCCGCGCCGCCCTGGTGCTGGGCCGCTGGCTGGGGTTCGCTGCCGTGAATGTCGGTTACGTCGCCCTGCTCAGCGTGACCCTGCTGGGCGGCGTGTACGCCATCACCGGCTACACGCCGCCCGACGCCCTACCCGCCGTACTGCTGGTGCTGCTCGCGGTTCTTCTGCTTACGGCCCTGACGGTACTTGGCAGCACGTTGTTTACCACGCTCGCCAACGGCATCGGGGTGTTCGTCCTGTACGGGCTGGGCTTCACCGGGGGCATCCTCACGGCCATCGGCAGCCTCTCCGACACCCCCACACTGACCACCCTCGGCAAACTCGCCAACGCCGTCATGCCCACCAACGCCCTGTGGCTCGGCGCCAGTTACCATCTGCAACCCGAAATCATGCGTCAGGTGGGCGAAATCAGCCGGGGAACCAACCCCTTCTTCGCCACCGAACCCATTGCCGCTTGGCTGATTGCCTGGGCCGCAGGACTTACCTTTCTTGCCGTCCTGGCGGGCATGTGGCGCTTCAGTGGGCGGGACTTGTGA
- a CDS encoding ABC transporter ATP-binding protein produces the protein MTARANAIETRELRKVYRGRAVVDGLSLTVPPGEVFGFLGPNGAGKSTTVKMLLGLVMPSGGELRVLGGSPADPAIRARLGFLPEQFRFQTWMTGQEFLNFHGRLAGMKPGELRTRVPQVLETVGLGGRGHEPLSGYSKGMLQRCGLAGAILARPSLVFLDEPTSALDPIGRVEVREIIEELRAAGVAVFLNSHLLSEVEQVCDRVAFVRQGKVQTQGTMRELMGGVVPVDIRVDELNPGLLDTLARLGEIHRQDTNTPGRADVEVWLEREDMLPAVAQAIFESGARLYALTPRRPDLETLFLELNDELPAQTQGVKSVGAARA, from the coding sequence GTGACTGCCAGGGCCAATGCCATCGAAACGCGCGAACTTCGCAAGGTGTACCGGGGCCGGGCGGTGGTGGACGGTCTGAGCCTGACCGTGCCGCCCGGCGAGGTGTTCGGGTTTCTGGGGCCGAACGGCGCGGGCAAAAGCACCACCGTGAAAATGCTGCTGGGCCTGGTGATGCCCAGCGGGGGAGAGCTGCGCGTGCTGGGCGGTTCGCCCGCCGACCCGGCCATTCGCGCCCGCCTGGGCTTTTTGCCGGAGCAGTTCCGGTTTCAGACCTGGATGACCGGGCAGGAGTTCCTGAATTTTCACGGCCGGCTGGCCGGCATGAAGCCGGGCGAGTTGCGTACCCGTGTTCCGCAAGTGCTGGAAACCGTGGGCCTCGGCGGGCGCGGTCACGAGCCCCTGAGCGGGTACAGCAAGGGCATGCTGCAACGCTGCGGCCTGGCCGGGGCGATTCTGGCGCGGCCTTCCCTGGTGTTTCTGGATGAACCGACCAGCGCCCTCGACCCCATCGGGCGTGTGGAGGTGCGCGAAATTATCGAGGAGTTGCGGGCGGCGGGTGTGGCGGTCTTCCTGAATTCTCACCTGCTTTCGGAGGTCGAGCAGGTGTGTGACCGTGTGGCCTTCGTGCGGCAGGGCAAAGTGCAGACGCAGGGCACCATGCGTGAACTGATGGGCGGTGTCGTCCCGGTGGACATTCGCGTGGACGAACTGAACCCCGGCCTGCTGGACACTCTGGCCCGGCTGGGCGAAATTCACCGCCAGGACACGAACACCCCAGGCCGCGCCGACGTGGAGGTGTGGCTGGAACGCGAAGACATGCTGCCCGCCGTCGCGCAGGCCATCTTCGAGAGCGGCGCGAGGCTGTACGCCCTGACCCCACGCCGCCCGGACCTGGAAACCCTGTTCCTTGAACTGAACGACGAACTCCCCGCTCAGACACAGGGAGTTAAGAGCGTGGGGGCCGCCCGTGCATAA
- a CDS encoding NADPH:quinone oxidoreductase family protein, translating to MTSMMKAVHVADRGTPAEVMRPSDLPRPQVTPGHVLLRVEAAGINFADVLTVSGEYLTRTKYPYTPGMEFAGVIEALGEGVSGFRVGQRVACLAGTGGLAQFAAVPAATLLPVPESFSAAQAAAFPVSYLTAYHGLKTLGHGQVGEWVLVQAAAGALGTASIQVAKAMGLNVIAMASTDEKLGLARELGADVTLLQDDPERVQKVREAAGGRGVPLVLEVVGGKRFQESLDMAANRGRVIVIGNASREQASLRPVELMKRNLTVTGLWLTSLLTDAEAAAQAMREVPPLLASGKVVPQVGPVYALADSPQAFQDILDRKTTGKVIIEPWR from the coding sequence ATGACTTCCATGATGAAAGCTGTGCACGTGGCTGACCGGGGAACCCCTGCCGAAGTGATGCGCCCCTCGGACTTGCCGCGCCCGCAGGTCACGCCGGGGCACGTGCTGCTGCGGGTCGAGGCGGCGGGGATCAACTTCGCCGACGTGCTGACGGTCAGCGGGGAGTACCTGACGCGCACGAAGTACCCGTACACGCCGGGGATGGAGTTTGCCGGGGTGATCGAGGCCCTGGGCGAGGGCGTGTCGGGGTTCAGGGTGGGGCAGCGCGTGGCGTGCCTGGCCGGGACGGGCGGTCTGGCGCAGTTCGCGGCGGTGCCGGCCGCGACGTTGCTGCCGGTGCCGGAGAGTTTCAGCGCCGCGCAGGCCGCCGCTTTTCCGGTGTCCTACCTGACTGCGTACCACGGCTTGAAAACGCTGGGACACGGCCAGGTGGGCGAGTGGGTGCTGGTGCAGGCCGCCGCAGGTGCCCTCGGCACCGCCAGCATTCAAGTGGCCAAGGCGATGGGCCTGAACGTCATCGCCATGGCGTCCACCGACGAGAAACTTGGGCTGGCGCGGGAGCTGGGCGCGGACGTCACGCTGCTCCAGGATGACCCGGAACGCGTGCAAAAAGTGAGGGAAGCGGCGGGCGGCCGCGGCGTTCCCCTCGTGCTGGAAGTCGTGGGCGGCAAGCGTTTTCAGGAGAGCCTGGACATGGCCGCCAACCGGGGCCGCGTCATTGTCATCGGGAACGCCAGCCGCGAACAGGCCAGCCTGCGCCCGGTGGAACTGATGAAACGCAACCTGACCGTCACGGGCCTGTGGCTCACCAGCCTGCTGACCGACGCGGAAGCCGCCGCCCAGGCCATGAGGGAAGTGCCGCCGCTCCTGGCCAGCGGAAAGGTCGTCCCGCAGGTCGGCCCGGTGTACGCCCTCGCGGACAGCCCCCAGGCTTTTCAGGATATCCTCGACCGGAAAACCACCGGCAAAGTGATTATCGAGCCGTGGCGCTGA